A genomic region of Dermacentor andersoni chromosome 9, qqDerAnde1_hic_scaffold, whole genome shotgun sequence contains the following coding sequences:
- the LOC126529725 gene encoding uncharacterized protein — translation MTKPEETATTPRQARTSVMTTTLGSLAEFCPDSGNIEVYLERFDLYATANGIDASKKLQVFLTILGEKAYVTLRSLLLPKKPTEVKYEEATEALRKHYAPKRSVVTERYHFYQRKQEPDESLKQFIVELKRLAAMCSFGSFLEEALRDRLIAGIGTDSIRCRLLALSDDEVTWERVCKIATALETAQKDTREMLPEGSTASPADVYWHREPTTQGRRHATKTASNEQRAPQNGPRKQRGKGIVRACYRCGGLHAPVSCPFLKSTCFKCSKPGHVAKMCKTKVVHKVEETLLSTDLLTVSTTNQVHSSPPIVLKVKVNGKEIPMELDTGAAVTIMSERL, via the coding sequence ATGACCAAGCCTGAGGAAACGGCAACGACGCCACGGCAAGCGAGGACATCAGTGATGACCACCACCCTGGGATCCTTGGCCGAGTTCTGCCCAGACTCTGGCAATATCGAAGTCTACTTGGAAAGGTTCGACCTGTATGCAACCGCCAATGGAATAGACGCAAGTAAGAAGTTGCAAGTCTTCTTAACAATCCTGGGTGAAAAGGCTTACGTGACTCTGCGTAGCCTGCTGCTGCCGAAGAAACCAACGGAAGTCAAGTACGAAGAAGCTACAGAAGCTCTCCGAAAGCACTATGCTCCAAAACGGTCAGTGGTTACCGAACGGTATCACTTTTACCAGCGAAAGCAAGAGCCGGATGAAAGCCTAAAACAGTTCATCGTTGAGCTGAAAAGACTGGCAGCAATGTGCTCGTTTGGAAGCTTTTTGGAAGAAGCACTCCGGGATCGACTGATTGCTGGAATCGGGACGGATTCGATTCGATGCCGTCTTCTTGCCCTGTCAGACGACGAAGTCACCTGGGAGCGAGTATGCAAAATTGCCACCGCCTTGGAAACGGCCCAGAAAGACACCCGAGAAATGCTACCGGAGGGGTCAACCGCCAGTCCTGCGGACGTTTACTGGCATCGGGAGCCCACCACGCAAGGCAGGCGACACGCAACGAAGACCGCTAGCAACGAGCAGCGTGCCCCCCAAAACGGTCCAAGGAAGCAACGTGGGAAAGGCATTGTTCGCGCCTGTTATAGATGCGGCGGACTGCACGCGCCAGTGAGTTGTCCTTTTCTCAAAAGTACCTGCTTCAAATGCTCGAAGCCAGGGCACGTAGCGAAAATGTGCAAAACAAAGGTCGTGCACAAAGTTGAGGAGACCTTGCTGTCAACAGACTTGCTTACTGTTAGTACGACTAACCAAGTTCATAGCTCTCCGCCTATTGTGCTTAAAGTAAAAGTAAACGGCAAGGAGATTCCGATGGAACTAGACACGGGAGCAGCTGTGACCATAATGTCTGAAAGACTTTGA